From one Synergistota bacterium genomic stretch:
- a CDS encoding formylmethanofuran dehydrogenase subunit B — translation MRIENVVCPFCGCLCDDISIEVENGRIKSVARACGIGRSLFMKHGEDLSFPSIDGRKVSLEDAIGKAVDILRRSKHALIYGLSSTSIEAHRKALEIAELIGASIDQTSSICHGPTALAIHQTGIPTCTLGEVKNRADVLVFWGSNPLESHQRHYERYSLFPKGMFTPEGRKGRKLVVVDVRQTPSAKMADMFIRVNPGGDYEVLNALRYMLKGGELATSEISGVKVEDLRKLLDVMLSAKYGVVFIGMGLTMTRGKYHNVEAAISLVVELNAHTRWSVVAMRGHYNVKGAASSLLWQTGYPFAINFSLGYPRYNPGEYSAVDLLRRKEVDCVLVIASDPVANFPRDAVKVMLELPLIAIDPKLSLTAVSANIVIPTAQVGIYVEGTAYRMDGVPLRVKKILDSSPYPSDEEILDEILRRLKGA, via the coding sequence GTGAGAATTGAAAACGTTGTTTGCCCTTTCTGTGGCTGCTTATGCGATGACATATCGATTGAGGTAGAGAATGGGAGGATAAAAAGCGTTGCCAGGGCTTGTGGAATAGGTAGATCCCTCTTTATGAAGCATGGTGAGGATTTATCCTTTCCTTCCATTGATGGAAGGAAAGTTTCCCTTGAGGATGCCATAGGAAAGGCTGTGGACATACTTAGGAGAAGTAAACATGCTCTCATTTATGGCTTAAGCTCGACATCGATAGAGGCGCATAGAAAGGCTTTGGAAATCGCTGAGCTTATTGGGGCGTCTATAGATCAAACGTCCTCCATTTGTCATGGGCCAACGGCACTTGCGATACATCAGACGGGAATACCTACCTGCACGCTTGGGGAGGTCAAGAATAGGGCAGATGTTCTGGTGTTTTGGGGTTCCAATCCTCTCGAGTCTCATCAGAGGCATTATGAGCGGTATTCCTTATTTCCCAAGGGTATGTTTACTCCCGAAGGGAGAAAGGGAAGGAAGCTGGTAGTGGTTGATGTTAGACAGACTCCCTCGGCGAAGATGGCAGATATGTTCATAAGGGTAAATCCTGGGGGAGATTATGAGGTTTTAAACGCTTTGCGATACATGCTAAAGGGAGGAGAGTTAGCCACAAGTGAGATAAGTGGGGTTAAGGTTGAGGATTTAAGGAAACTTCTTGATGTAATGCTTTCGGCGAAGTATGGTGTCGTTTTCATAGGCATGGGGCTTACCATGACGAGGGGGAAATATCATAATGTTGAGGCAGCTATATCTCTTGTCGTTGAGCTAAATGCTCATACGAGATGGTCTGTCGTAGCGATGAGGGGACATTATAACGTTAAGGGAGCAGCGAGCAGCCTTCTCTGGCAGACTGGGTATCCGTTTGCCATAAACTTTTCGTTGGGCTATCCACGTTATAATCCGGGTGAATATTCCGCAGTTGATCTTTTAAGAAGGAAAGAAGTAGATTGCGTTCTCGTTATAGCTTCCGATCCAGTTGCCAATTTCCCGCGGGATGCCGTTAAAGTGATGCTTGAGCTTCCCCTTATAGCTATAGATCCTAAGCTTAGCTTAACCGCGGTTTCCGCAAATATCGTTATACCTACCGCTCAGGTTGGGATATACGTTGAGGGCACCGCTTACAGAATGGATGGAGTCCCGCTGAGAGTTAAGAAAATACTTGATTCATCTCCCTATCCATCTGACGAGGAGATCCTCGATGAGATCTTAAGGAGACTTAAGGGGGCGTAA
- a CDS encoding formylmethanofuran dehydrogenase subunit A, with protein sequence MSDALIIRNGLVYDPLNGVIGEEKEIHIKAGKIVERVDSRDVKTIDARGMIVAPANIEIHSHIAGPKLNAARLMRPEDHAKDPVRKKGKLRSGSGFSIPTTFTTAYRYLLLGYSTLMEPAVPPLKARHALDELEDMPVIDKGMYILMGNNNIIFHLIKKGDRKAAKYFAGWLLKASAGYAIKVVNPGGTDSWKWGKVFNSLSEETPWGIKPVEVVNLLNEVVEEFSLPHPVHLHTYNLGIPGSYKAALDTIEAFKDSRLHLTHLQYFCYGGDSWATFRSESLKVVEKLSNYRNITADMGQIIFEDTTTMTADTPWEYKLHKLSGNRWGSADVEMESGSGIVPYRYKMSNLVNAVQWAVGLELALLLGPWRMFMTTDSPNGGPFYFYPQVIRWLTSVGARNEIIKRLPSRARKRIHLHKMDREFSLEEMIIMLSAGPAKALGLKNKGHLGVGADADIVLYAKKDDVADTLSSVRYLLKEGKIVVRDGKIVEADSIGRI encoded by the coding sequence ATGAGTGATGCTTTGATAATCAGAAATGGGTTAGTTTATGATCCCTTAAATGGAGTTATAGGAGAGGAAAAGGAGATCCATATAAAGGCAGGTAAAATAGTTGAGCGCGTTGATAGTAGAGATGTGAAAACGATCGATGCAAGAGGGATGATAGTAGCTCCTGCCAATATCGAGATACATAGTCATATAGCGGGTCCAAAGCTCAATGCGGCGAGACTCATGAGGCCGGAGGATCATGCTAAGGATCCGGTGAGAAAAAAGGGAAAGCTTCGCTCAGGAAGTGGTTTTTCTATTCCAACAACTTTCACAACTGCTTATAGATATCTTCTTCTGGGGTATTCCACGCTTATGGAGCCAGCTGTTCCTCCTTTAAAGGCAAGACATGCTCTTGATGAGCTTGAGGATATGCCCGTTATTGATAAGGGAATGTACATACTTATGGGTAATAATAATATTATTTTTCACCTTATAAAGAAGGGAGACAGAAAAGCAGCTAAGTACTTTGCAGGGTGGCTTCTTAAGGCTTCTGCCGGGTATGCTATAAAGGTGGTAAACCCAGGGGGCACAGACAGCTGGAAGTGGGGAAAGGTTTTTAATTCTCTTTCGGAGGAAACTCCTTGGGGGATAAAACCTGTCGAGGTTGTTAATCTCTTAAACGAGGTAGTTGAGGAGTTTTCGCTTCCGCATCCGGTTCATCTTCATACGTATAATCTTGGAATTCCGGGTAGCTATAAGGCAGCCTTGGATACTATAGAAGCTTTTAAGGATAGCAGACTTCATCTTACTCATCTTCAATACTTTTGCTATGGCGGAGATAGTTGGGCAACATTCAGGTCAGAGTCGCTGAAGGTTGTTGAAAAGCTTTCTAATTATAGAAATATTACGGCGGATATGGGGCAGATTATCTTTGAGGATACAACGACGATGACGGCGGATACGCCGTGGGAGTATAAACTTCATAAACTTTCTGGAAACCGATGGGGAAGCGCTGATGTGGAGATGGAAAGCGGTTCGGGAATAGTGCCTTATAGATATAAAATGAGCAATCTCGTTAATGCGGTTCAGTGGGCGGTTGGTCTTGAGCTTGCTTTGCTTCTTGGCCCATGGCGGATGTTTATGACCACGGATAGTCCTAATGGAGGACCTTTCTACTTTTACCCTCAGGTTATAAGATGGCTTACGAGCGTGGGTGCGCGAAATGAGATCATAAAAAGACTTCCTTCAAGAGCCAGAAAAAGGATTCACCTTCACAAAATGGATAGAGAATTCAGCCTCGAGGAAATGATAATCATGCTTAGCGCCGGTCCTGCAAAGGCGCTGGGGTTGAAAAATAAGGGACATCTTGGAGTTGGAGCGGATGCGGATATAGTCTTATATGCTAAGAAAGATGATGTTGCTGATACTCTATCAAGCGTAAGGTATCTTTTAAAGGAAGGAAAAATAGTTGTTAGGGATGGTAAGATAGTTGAGGCGGATTCTATCGGTAGGATCAT
- a CDS encoding ATP-grasp domain-containing protein, with protein sequence MIIAGFSVRSAVESAKKAGIAKLIAVDFFGDWDLCRLASRVELVRSLKELELRLSLYPEEKIIYTSVLENHPAILRRLGERILGNEFSVVEVLRPGIKWWELASRLGISIPRVSLTPPSDGRWLMKPYKSGGGKGINFWKEGMRLKRGYYFQEFIEGESISFLFVANGREFSPVGITKQLIGLQDLGAGGFKWCGNVYPYHVNRIYRDRIEDWVGRLVESTGFKGVGGVDIVIGEKGPYFIEVNPRYTASMELIERSTGTSLMIAHISACRGELINLFLRPRGYIAKGIVYAERRLTGFKSERMWERGFRDIPHEDELIPRGRPVCTVFAVGNSIADVLNKLLEEKMWLYERGIG encoded by the coding sequence ATGATAATAGCTGGATTTAGCGTAAGATCTGCTGTTGAATCCGCAAAGAAAGCTGGAATAGCTAAATTAATAGCGGTTGATTTCTTTGGAGACTGGGATCTTTGTAGATTAGCATCGCGCGTTGAGCTTGTTCGCTCACTTAAGGAGCTTGAACTGAGGCTTTCCTTATATCCTGAGGAAAAGATTATTTATACATCTGTTTTGGAAAATCATCCTGCCATTCTTAGGCGCTTGGGAGAAAGAATTCTGGGAAACGAGTTCTCTGTAGTGGAGGTCCTCAGACCTGGTATAAAATGGTGGGAACTTGCGAGTCGTCTTGGAATAAGTATACCTCGTGTTTCTCTTACCCCTCCCTCGGATGGAAGATGGCTTATGAAGCCGTATAAAAGTGGTGGAGGAAAGGGAATAAACTTTTGGAAAGAAGGCATGAGGCTAAAGAGGGGTTACTATTTTCAGGAGTTTATCGAGGGAGAAAGCATTTCGTTTCTATTTGTTGCAAATGGCAGGGAATTTTCCCCCGTGGGTATAACGAAACAGCTTATAGGATTGCAAGATCTTGGTGCGGGGGGCTTTAAATGGTGCGGGAACGTTTATCCTTATCACGTTAATAGAATTTACAGAGACAGGATAGAGGATTGGGTAGGAAGGCTGGTTGAAAGCACCGGTTTTAAGGGCGTTGGAGGAGTGGATATAGTGATAGGTGAAAAAGGCCCCTACTTTATAGAGGTTAACCCGAGGTATACCGCTTCTATGGAGCTTATAGAGAGAAGCACAGGAACGAGTCTAATGATAGCTCATATTTCAGCCTGTAGGGGAGAGCTTATCAATCTCTTTCTGAGGCCAAGGGGGTATATAGCGAAGGGCATAGTTTACGCTGAGCGTAGGCTCACTGGCTTTAAGAGCGAGAGAATGTGGGAGAGGGGCTTCAGGGACATCCCTCATGAAGATGAGCTGATACCAAGAGGTAGACCGGTATGCACAGTTTTTGCTGTGGGGAATAGTATAGCGGACGTACTAAATAAATTGCTCGAGGAAAAAATGTGGCTTTATGAAAGGGGGATCGGATAA
- a CDS encoding DUF2193 domain-containing protein: protein MSKELYQKMVNEAVGAANAVLGVIREKRGGEFKITDCKPYVDAVNEMKPIGDQKKEVIDLHVQSVNAHYEILKSLTDTIRPEDDPFVEHYQTPPILEILYEIDPEFKKSMWKFIDAIAENKALIGREAARRYGGMYGPTCVVDFAMSVGSVPNVVNRILQKLDIPKDHKRTILAAKSWGMNTSYGLGAAFRAAVESGKTLAEAEQAEVEQFQFIYREPVEAQARLMETHNLGGHGPHSSFDVRKYMKEYKERIRPYVEAAYKAGVHPANIVVVPAYCVGDVGHHIAQSAYNMFKDDMTFAIYEAVAKVMENTLKRALEQDAFKSEWDVLAIATGSTACATAYILWKDSITVPMLVDFLVKRFYNYAAMNPKRGEADELHNVDFMDILVRGESILEITPKGGGGKIRGVEVDLRPVDENEVISNPHRYTYPACAITQRFAALMKLADFPCYLTPEVVTATLMTNIIALYPDKPGAPVRGCKNCAATSLIKRDVPYVLGEGKGAKGYCQWDVAV from the coding sequence ATGAGCAAAGAGCTGTATCAGAAGATGGTAAATGAGGCGGTAGGGGCAGCTAACGCTGTGCTTGGAGTCATCAGAGAGAAGAGGGGCGGAGAGTTTAAGATCACGGATTGTAAGCCGTATGTTGATGCTGTTAACGAAATGAAACCCATTGGGGATCAGAAGAAAGAAGTTATAGATCTGCATGTTCAGTCAGTTAATGCTCACTATGAGATTTTAAAGAGTTTAACTGATACGATTCGCCCGGAGGATGATCCATTTGTTGAGCACTATCAGACGCCACCAATTCTGGAGATTCTGTATGAGATAGATCCTGAGTTTAAGAAATCGATGTGGAAATTTATCGACGCTATCGCTGAAAATAAGGCTCTAATAGGGCGCGAAGCAGCGAGAAGATACGGTGGTATGTATGGTCCCACCTGTGTTGTCGATTTCGCGATGTCAGTTGGTTCCGTTCCCAATGTGGTGAACCGGATCTTGCAAAAGCTTGACATTCCTAAGGATCATAAGCGCACGATTCTCGCCGCTAAGTCCTGGGGAATGAATACCTCGTATGGGTTGGGTGCCGCTTTCCGCGCTGCTGTTGAAAGTGGTAAGACCCTTGCAGAAGCCGAGCAGGCAGAAGTTGAGCAGTTCCAGTTTATCTATCGTGAGCCCGTTGAGGCTCAGGCGAGATTGATGGAGACCCATAATCTTGGAGGTCATGGACCTCACAGCTCCTTTGATGTTCGCAAGTACATGAAGGAGTATAAGGAGCGTATAAGACCCTATGTTGAGGCTGCCTATAAGGCAGGAGTTCATCCCGCTAATATAGTGGTCGTTCCCGCTTACTGTGTTGGAGATGTGGGACACCATATAGCTCAGTCAGCTTATAATATGTTCAAAGATGATATGACATTCGCTATATACGAGGCCGTTGCTAAGGTAATGGAGAATACTTTGAAGAGGGCACTTGAGCAGGATGCCTTCAAGAGCGAGTGGGATGTCTTGGCTATAGCGACCGGTTCAACAGCTTGTGCCACCGCTTATATCCTCTGGAAGGATAGCATCACGGTTCCGATGCTGGTGGACTTCCTTGTTAAGCGCTTCTACAATTACGCTGCTATGAATCCGAAACGTGGTGAGGCAGATGAGCTCCATAATGTGGACTTCATGGACATCCTGGTCAGGGGTGAGAGCATACTTGAGATCACTCCGAAAGGCGGAGGCGGAAAGATTAGGGGCGTTGAGGTAGATTTGAGGCCGGTTGATGAGAATGAAGTTATCTCGAATCCGCACCGTTACACCTATCCCGCATGTGCTATTACTCAGCGCTTTGCCGCTTTGATGAAGCTTGCAGACTTCCCATGCTACCTAACGCCCGAAGTTGTTACCGCGACCCTTATGACCAATATCATAGCTCTCTATCCTGATAAGCCCGGAGCGCCAGTTAGGGGTTGTAAGAACTGTGCTGCTACGAGCTTGATAAAGAGAGATGTGCCTTACGTCCTCGGTGAGGGCAAAGGCGCTAAGGGATACTGTCAGTGGGACGTGGCTGTATAG